The following coding sequences are from one Eleginops maclovinus isolate JMC-PN-2008 ecotype Puerto Natales chromosome 13, JC_Emac_rtc_rv5, whole genome shotgun sequence window:
- the LOC134874792 gene encoding IgGFc-binding protein-like has product MPANQLSSSPRTNMGLFVVIFSALLLSGFCRGGPTTTTPPSGTCWVMGSLHYTFDGHNYTFIGNCTYTFAKNCHADETLPAFEVQTKNLNEGNVQVPSVETVTVNVYGINIEINRNAFGIARVNYQEWLLPVNLNNGQVKLFLKGLYIIIETDFGLIVQYDWGEYLTVTLPGSFSGSVCGLCGNFNNKKEDDLTTPSGSVASSMSELGQSWMVPGTDTNCQNGCGDNCASCPFSYVQKLEQQIFCSALIQNYQELLGCLPDINSNLLKSNCMLDLCRGEAMTAYLCSSLQGFADVCQRSGAKAGSNWRTSTQCPTPKCQENSNYEFCGSGCPATCANPNPPTKCNFTCVETCVCKEGFVLSGTKCVPNDQCGCVYEGHYVEAGASFWGDETCTKRMTCSAGGSLSSSVTSCPAGQQCQVVEGIRGCNPINDATCMVSGDPHFVTFDGERFNFQGTCSYLMAGVSSNQTDLEHFSVVLQNNGQDKKIGSVVKLVEVQVNENTIIISKDNPGAVVVNGLLSNLPMTLNSNKLHLYMSGWFAVIEMDSGVKVYYDWNSVAFVTVPSTYMGAMQGLCGNYNLNPKDDMQMRDGKQATSSEDLGQSWKVATTPGCVNGCSGPCPGCNSTQKDTYNTNSYCGLISDPAGPFRDCHAKVDPTGFLNDCVYDVCLYQGSQSMQCKTLTAYTAACQLQGATVYSWRSAEFCAAQCLSESQYQLCSSGCPRSCQKDCGAQCMEGCVCNDGYLMSGGECVPANQCGCTYEGQYYQQGQVFYPDALCQNECTCNGTVTCKQSTCGPFETCGVNNNVRSCQPSRKGLCTISGDPHYNTFDNTTYDFQGTCTYIAAEGCHLDGTRLTPFSVVVENDKWYGLSFNPKVSVTKLVAVEVYGTILILRREDINMVWVNGILNHLPLNLNNGAVKVYQEGQNDIIVTDFGLRVTYDLVYHVTITVPGSYSGRTCGLCGNFNNDKADEFQLPNGTIAKDYQSFGAAWKVPVIGAVCEDGCIGNQCPICDESIKAVIEAECAVISNPNGPFAACQGIIDPTSYFRDCVYDVCMAENDPIILCHSISAYMLDCQDFGAKIGNWRNASFCPLPCSPGSHYDTCILPCTTPCPGLVDTLTCTTTCVEGCACDKNYYYNGTGCVPFDQCSCYYNGHTYKIGESVITDDCHRIHTCTASGIVVSKNMTCDPDQSCLVKQGVMSCQLQQCLLEANGTLTAFNGDSGTITVPGVYEMMQNCDVSQTTDWFRVVAKLETCAPGVNTILAIYVFFNDVMITVNNKHDIWINGRELTQTSFTRSDVNLVVSDNTVIIDSTSTIHVSFSSTNEVAISVSDIVADLVCGACGTIRPSLIELKSLNIGHWKAPDFPQCDV; this is encoded by the exons ATGCCTGCGAACCAGCTCAG CTCCTCTCCACGGACAAATATGGGGTTGTTTGTTGTAATCTTTTCAGCTCTTCTGCTGAGTG GATTTTGCAGAGGAGGACCCACGACTACAACACCACCATCAGGCACCTGTTGGGTCATGGGTAGTCTCCACTACACCTTCGATGGCCATAACTACACCTTTATTGGCAACTGTACCTACACCTTTGCCAAGAACTGTCATGCTGATGAGACCCTCCCGGCCTTTGAGGTGCAGACCAAGAACCTGAACGAGGGCAACGTACAGGTCCCATCGGTGGAGACGGTCACTGTCAATGTCTACGGGATCAACATCGAGATAAATCGCAATGCGTTTGGTATAGCTCGG gtGAACTATCAAGAATGGCTGCTCCCGGTCAACTTGAACAATGGCCAGGTGAAGCTTTTCCTGAAAGGTCTGTACATCATCATAGAGACAGACTTTGGCCTGATCGTGCAGTATGACTGGGGCGAATACCTCACCGTCACACTGCCAGGGAGTTTCTCCGGCAGTGTGTGCGGCCTGTGTGGCAacttcaacaacaaaaaggaagatGATCTCACGACTCCCAGCGGCTCAGTGGCCAGCAGCATGTCAGAGCTAGGACAGAGCTGGATGGTTCCCGGCACCGATACAAATTGCCAAAACGGTTGTGGCGACAATTGTGCCAGCTGCCCTTTCAGTTATGTTCAGAAGTTAGAGCAACAAATCTTCTGTAGCGCCCTTATACAAAATTATCAAGAACTTCTAGGTTGTCTACCTGACATTAACTCCAACCTCTTGAAAAGTAACTGCATGCTGGACCTCTGTAGGGGGGAAGCCATGACCGCGTATCTCTGCAGCAGTCTTCAAGGCTTCGCTGACGTTTGTCAGAGGTCTGGGGCCAAGGCAGGCTCCAACTGGAGGACATCCACTCAATGCC CTACACCCAAGTGCCAAGAAAACAGCAACTATGAGTTCTGTGGGAGTGGGTGTCCTGCTACATGTGCAAACCCTAACCCTCCTACAAAATGCAACTTCACCTGTGTGGAGACGTGTGTCTGTAAGGAGGGCTTTGTGCTTAGTGGCACCAAGTGTGTTCCCAACGATCAATGTGGCTGTGTGTACGAGGGTCACTATGTGGAAGCAGGAGCCTCCTTCTGGGGTGATGAGACCTGCACCAAACGCATGACATGCTCCGCCGGTGGAAGTCTGTCCTCTAGTGTAACTAGCTGTCCCGCTGGGCAGCAGTGCCAAGTGGTGGAGGGGATCAGAGGCTGCAATCCCATCAACGACGCCACCTGCATGGTATCTGGTGACCCCCATTTTGTGACCTTTGATGGGGAGCGCTTCAACTTCCAAGGCACTTGTTCGTATTTGATGGCTGGAGTCTCCTCGAATCAAACCGATTTGGAACATTTTAGTGTCGTGTTGCAGAATAATGGTCAGGATAAGAAGATTGGATCCGTTGTCAAGCTGGTTGAGGTCCAAGTGAACGAGAATACCATCATCATTAGCAAAGATAACCCTGGCGCTGTTGTG GTCAATGGTTTGCTCTCCAACCTCCCTATGACGCTGAACAGCAATAAGCTCCATCTTTATATGAGTGGCTGGTTTGCTGTAATCGAGATGGACTCCGGAGTGAAGGTGTACTACGACTGGAACAGTGTAGCATTCGTTACCGTTCCCAGTACGTACATGGGCGCAATGCAAGGGCTTTGTGGCAATTACAACCTCAACCCCAAAGACGACATGCAGATGAGAGATGGCAAACAAGCAACCTCTTCTGAGGATTTGGGTCAAAGCTGGAAAGTCGCCACGACCCCCGGCTGCGTAAACGGCTGTAGCGGTCCCTGCCCCGGCTGCAACTCAACTCAGAAAGACACCTACAACACCAACAGTTACTGTGGCCTCATCAGCGACCCTGCAGGCCCGTTCAGAGACTGCCATGCCAAGGTGGACCCTACAGGCTTCCTCAACGACTGCGTGTATGATGTCTGTCTTTACCAGGGAAGTCAGAGCATGCAGTGCAAGACTTTGACTGCCTACACAGCCGCCTGCCAGCTGCAAGGTGCCACAGTTTACTCCTGGAGGTCAGCTGAATTCTGTG CCGCCCAGTGTCTATCAGAAAGCCAGTATCAGCTCTGTAGCAGCGGCTGTCCCCGATCTTGTCAGAAGGACTGTGGAGCTCAGTGTATGGAAGGATGTGTCTGTAATGATGGTTACCTGATGAGTGGAGGTGAATGTGTGCCTGCCAACCAGTGTGGCTGCACATATGAGGGACAATACTACCAGCAAGGACAGGTCTTCTACCCTGATGCCCTTTGCCAGAACGAATGCACCTGCAATGGCACA GTGACGTGTAAGCAGTCTACTTGTGGTCCATTTGAGACGTGTGGGGTGAATAATAACGTACGATCATGTCAGCCATCGAGAAAAGGACTGTGCACCATCTCCGGAGATCCTCATTACAACACCTTTGACAACACAACATATGACTTCCAAGGCACTTGCACCTACATCGCGGCTGAAGGCTGCCACCTTGACGGCACCCGGCTCACCCCCTTCTCTGTGGTGGTGGAGAATGACAAGTGGTATGGTTTGTCATTCAATCCCAAGGTGTCTGTGACCAAACTTGTCGCGGTAGAAGTTTACGGAACCATTTTGATCCTTCGCAGGGAAGACATTAACATGGTTTGG GTAAATGGGATCCTTAATCACCTTCCACTCAACCTCAACAACGGAGCAGTGAAGGTTTATCAGGAGGGGCAAAATGACATCATAGTGACCGACTTTGGCCTGAGGGTCACGTATGATCTGGTCTATCACGTCACAATCACTGTCCCTGGAAGCTACAGTGGCAGAACATGTGGTCTCTGTGGCAATTTCAACAACGACAAAGCAGATGAGTTCCAACTCCCAAATGGAACAATTGCCAAAGACTATCAGAGCTTCGGAGCAGCTTGGAAAGTGCCAGTGATTGGAGCCGTCTGTGAAGACGGCTGCATCGGCAACCAGTGCCCCATATGTGATGAATCTATAAAAGCTGTGATAGAGGCAGAATGTGCAGTTATCAGCAACCCCAATGGTCCATTTGCGGCTTGCCAGGGTATTATTGATCCCACCTCCTACTTCAGAGATTGTGTCTACGATGTTTGTATGGCCGAAAATGATCCAATCATTCTGTGCCACAGTATTTCTGCATACATGTTAGACTGCCAAGACTTTGGTGCAAAAATTGGGAACTGGAGAAATGCTTCTTTCTGCC CTTTACCATGCAGTCCTGGCAGCCATTATGACACTTGTATACTGCCTTGTACCACTCCATGTCCGGGTCTGGTTGACACCCTCACATGCACTACGACTTGTGTGGAGGGCTGTGCCTGTGATAAAAACTACTACTACAATGGAACTGGCTGTGTGCCCTTTGACCAGTGCAGCTGCTATTACAATGGACATACTTACAAG ATTGGAGAGTCCGTTATAACTGATGACTGTCACAGGATTCACACCTGTACGGCCTCTGGAATAGTTGTGTCCAAAAACATGACATGTGACCCTGACCAGAGCTGTTTGGTCAAGCAAGGTGTGATGAGTTGCCAACTTCAGCAGTGCCTTTTGGAGGCCAATGGGACCCTCACAGCATTTAATGGTGATAGTGGTACCATAACAGTGCCAGGAGTCTATGAGATGATGCAGAACTGCGACGTCTCTCAGACAACAGATTGGTTTAGGGTGGTGGCGAAGTTGGAGACGTGTGCTCCAGGTGTCAACACGATTTTGGCCATATATGTGTTTTTCAATGATGTGATGATCACagtcaacaacaaacatgacATATGG ATAAATGGAAGAGAGCTTACTCAGACGAGTTTCACCAGGAGTGATGTAAACTTGGTGGTTTCTGACAATACAGTGATAATCGACAGCACTTCCACCATTCATGTGTCCTTTAGCTCGACTAATGAAGTCGCCATTAGTGTCAGTGATATAGTAGCAGACTTGGTATGTGGCGCATGTGGTACGATCAGGCCTTCTCTCATAGAACTCAAGTCACTGAACATTGGGCACTGGAAGGCTCCTGACTTTCCCCAATG tgaTGTTTAA